From Ailuropoda melanoleuca isolate Jingjing chromosome 17, ASM200744v2, whole genome shotgun sequence, the proteins below share one genomic window:
- the ATPAF2 gene encoding ATP synthase mitochondrial F1 complex assembly factor 2, translating into MWRSILRLRHAGRRFLNPLRGALTASVGPGPNRLTPARAYAPPTERKRFYQNVSITQGEGGFEINLDHRKLKTPQAKLFTVPSEALAIAVATEWDSQQDTIKFYTMHLTTLCNTSLDNPTQRNKDQLIRAAVKFLDTDTICYRVEEPATLVELQKNEWDPIIEWAEKRYDVEIGSSTSIMGPSIPARTREVLVSHLASYNMWALQGIEFVVTQLKSLVLTLGLMDLRLTVEQAVLLSRLEEEYQIQKWGNIEWAHDYELQELRARTAAGTLFVHLCSESATVKHKLLQQ; encoded by the exons ATGTGGAGGAGCATCCTCCGGCTGCGGCACGCCGGGCGCCGCTTCCTGAACCCACTCCGGGGTGCCCTCACCGCCTCCGTGGGGCCGGGGCCAAACCGCCTGACTCCTGCCCGGGCCTACGCGCCCCCAACAG AAAGGAAGAGGTTTTATCAGAATGTCAGCATCACACAGGGTGAAG GTGGCTTTGAGATAAACCTGGACCACAGGAAGCTGAAAACTCCCCAAGCCAAGCTCTTTACCGTCCCCAGCGAGGCCCTGGCCATCGCGGTGGCCACTGAATGGGACTCCCAGCAGGACACCATCAAGTTCTACACCATGCACCTG ACCACATTGTGCAACACGTCTTTAGACAACCCTACCCAGCGGAACAAGGACCAGCTGATCCGGGCGGCTGTGAAGTTTCTGGACACCGACACCATCTG CTACAGGGTGGAAGAGCCAGCGACATTAGTGGAACTGCAAAAGAACGAGTGGGACCCGATCATAGAATGGGCCGAGAAGAG ATACGACGTGGAGATTGGCTCCTCCACCAGCATCATGGGGCCTAGTATCCCAGCAAGGACTCGGGAAGTGCTCGTCAGCCACCTGGCATCTTACAACATGTGGGCCCTGCAAG GGATTGAGTTTGTAGTGACCCAGCTCAAGTCCCTGGTGCTGACCTTGGGCCTGATGGACCTGCGCCTGACCGTGGAGCAGGCTGTGCTGCTGTCCCGCCTGGAGGAGGAGTACCAG ATCCAGAAGTGGGGCAACATCGAGTGGGCCCACGACTACGAGCTGCAGGAGCTGCGGGCGCGCACGGCTGCCGGCACCCTCTTCGTGCACCTGTGTTCCGAGAGCGCCACGGTTAAGCACAAGCTTCTGCAGCAGTGA